From a single Nothobranchius furzeri strain GRZ-AD chromosome 9, NfurGRZ-RIMD1, whole genome shotgun sequence genomic region:
- the LOC139071703 gene encoding putative nuclease HARBI1 codes for MVALEALLSFLIISLLLEELQEMYRRRRHFILLRLRSNNEQTRPRYCRINLSVPVLDRFFNQQDPRPDFRVSRESLSVLLNLLNQDRRHGWGATIETLVFLFWLASGASYRVVSRAFGIPRSTVHRIVHRVTEEVVAIRHQVIHLPKTPEDLEVVSQGFAGLARHRAFVKAAGAINGCHIRIKPPSGPDGHCYRNRKLFPSIILQAVCDHQGRFIDTYVGWPGSVHDSRVLRHSTLYRQSVYPPPGHFILADGGYPCLQSPLPLITPYKRGNLGSEPSSCKRWRSTTPLRLT; via the exons atGGTAGCGCTCGAAGCATTATTgagctttttaataatttccttgcTTCTGGAGGAGTTACAAGAGATGTATCGACGGCGAAGGCATTTTATATTGCTCAGGCTGAGAAGCAACAATGAACAG ACTAGACCCAGATactgcaggattaacctgagtgtcccAGTCCTGGACCGTTTCTTCAACCAGCAAGATCCGAGACCAGACTTTCGTGTGAGCAGGGAGTCCCTTTCAGTGCTGCTGAATCTGCTGAACCAAGATCGGCGTCATGGTTGGGGTGCCACAATTGAGACCCTGGTGTTtcttttctggttggcaagtggagcATCTTACAGGGTGGTCTCCAGAGCGTTCGGGATACCTCGTTCGACTGTCCACCGCATCGTCCACAGAGTCACGGAGGAGGTTGTGGCCATTCGCCACCAGGTCATCCACCTTCCAAAGACCCCTGAAGACCTGGAGGTGGTGTCCCAGGGGTTTGCAGGGCTGGCACGGCACAGAGCTTTTGTTAAAGCTGCAGGTGCCATCAACGGCTGCCACATCAGGATCAAGCCTCcaagcggccctgatggtcactgctacaggaacaggaaactgttcccctctatcatcctgcaggctgtgtgtgaccatcagggccgcttcATTGACACCTACGTGGGCTGGCCGGGGTCGGTGCACGACTCCAGGGTGCTCCGCCACAGCACCCTGTACAGGCAGTCAGTCTACcctcctccagggcacttcatcctcGCAGATGGTGGGTACCCATGCCTGCAAAGCCCACTCCCACTCATCACTCCCTACAAACGTGGGAATCTAG GTTCAGAGCCATCTTCCTGCAAGCGCTGGAGGTCCACCACACCTTTGCGCCTCACGTAA